A part of Phoenix dactylifera cultivar Barhee BC4 chromosome 2, palm_55x_up_171113_PBpolish2nd_filt_p, whole genome shotgun sequence genomic DNA contains:
- the LOC113462711 gene encoding cytochrome P450 93A2-like has protein sequence MKRLCMSELLGGRTVDQLSPVRRTELHALLRTLLHKARSSNPVDISWELIKMTNNVITRMTASSTTSDTEEARKLVKQVAELVGVFNLSDYIGIFRNLDLQGLNKRINAVHERFDAFVERIIKEKEEIRKRRKERGEGDNGVKDLLDIMLDVSEDANADMKLTRENIKGFVLDIFTAGSDSSAATVEWALAELINHPCILRKLREEIDKAVGKDRLIRESDIPNLPYLYAVVKETLRLHPAAPLAIRVSDKEVKVGGYEIPANTSLFVNVWSIGRDPNCWKDPLEFQPERFTASGEDGLGSIDFRGQHFELLPFGSGRRVCPGISLALQVIQLTLAALVHCFEWKVDGKEEKRSGGLDMSEGIGMVILRAQPLVCVPVARLDPFPPLDP, from the exons ATGAAGAGGCTTTGCATGTCGGAGCTCCTCGGCGGCCGGACGGTCGACCAACTCTCCCCTGTCCGGCGTACGGAGCTCCATGCCCTCTTGCGGACCTTGCTCCACAAGGCCAGATCCAGCAACCCCGTCGATATCAGCTGGGAGCTGATCAAGATGACCAACAACGTGATCACCAGAATGACGGCGAGCTCGACGACTTCTGACACGGAGGAGGCGAGGAAGTTGGTGAAGCAGGTGGCCGAGCTCGTTGGGGTGTTCAACCTCAGTGACTACATCGGGATTTTCCGCAACTTGGACTTGCAAGGGCTGAACAAAAGGATCAACGCGGTTCATGAAAGGTTTGATGCGTTCGTGGAGAGGATCATCAAGGAGAAAGAAGAGAttaggaagagaagaaaagagagaggagagggagataaTGGTGTCAAGGACTTGCTTGATATTATGCTCGACGTGTCCGAGGACGCGAATGCTGATATGAAGCTAACAAGAGAGAACATCAAGGGCTTTGTTCTG GATATTTTCACAGCGGGCTCTGATTCGTCAGCCGCTACGGTGGAATGGGCGCTAGCGGAGCTCATCAACCATCCATGCATTCTAAGAAAACTGAGGGAAGAGATTGACAAAGCTGTAGGCAAGGACAGGCTCATCCGAGAGAGCGACATCCCGAATCTACCATATCTTTATGCTGTCGTCAAAGAGACTCTAAGGCTCCACCCGGCGGCGCCATTGGCCATAAGGGTATCGGACAAGGAAGTGAAGGTGGGAGGCTACGAGATTCCAGCCAACACGAGCCTCTTTGTCAACGTGTGGTCGATCGGAAGAGATCCCAACTGCTGGAAGGACCCACTGGAGTTCCAGCCGGAGAGGTTCACAGCGTCCGGAGAGGATGGGCTCGGCTCGATCGACTTCAGAGGGCAGCACTTCGAGCTGCTGCCGTTCGGGAGCGGCAGGAGGGTGTGCCCGGGGATCTCGCTGGCTTTACAGGTGATACAACTGACGTTGGCTGCCTTAGTTCACTGCTTTGAGTGGAAAGTTGATggtaaagaagaaaagaggagtggAGGGCTGGACATGAGTGAAGGTATCGGCATGGTGATCCTTAGAGCTCAACCTTTGGTGTGCGTTCCTGTTGCACGCTTGGACCCGTTCCCACCGCTCGATCCATGA
- the LOC103706881 gene encoding uncharacterized protein LOC103706881, producing the protein MDRKPPLAVSPRRLRPRRPPHSTPSVRTPPATSKNARSSSLESPIQPVYQMISSELMALAERAKEEFGSNGDLGGAVTSSIACSRSPMFERGRFYELYSARRNARLKRKKEEIAEEAIAQDPSIAIELAKRRSSKKVESERKSVPADFSSSRVLRSSVRSSKEMKKPSAPTYPDKPAATGKRIGTRSVRKV; encoded by the exons ATGGATCGGAAGCCTCCGCTTGCAGTGTCGCCACGGCGTCTTCGTCCTCGCCGGCCTCCGCACTCCACTCCCTCTGTTCGAACCCCACCAG CAACTTCTAAAAATGCTCGATCCTCCTCTTTGGAATCGCCAATCCAGCCCGTCTACCAGATGATTTCATCGGAGTTGATGGCGCTGGCGGAAAGGGCCAAGGAAGAGTTTGGATCCAATGGTGATCTAGGTGGCGCCGTTACTTCCTCCATCGCTTGCAGCCGTAGTCCCATGTTTGAAAGAGGGAGGTTCTATGAACTCTACTCGGCTCGAAGGAATGCGAGGCTtaagagaaagaaggaggagATTGCAGAGGAGGCGATCGCTCAAGACCCCAGTATCGCCATCGAACTGGCAAAAAGGAGGAGCTCGAAGAAGGTTGAAAGCGAGCGGAAATCGGTGCCGGCCGACTTCTCGTCGAGCCGTGTCTTGAGATCCTCGGTGAGGAGCAGCAAGGAGATGAAGAAGCCTTCTGCCCCGACATATCCTGACAAGCCTGCTGCTACTGGGAAGAGGATCGGAACCCGGTCGGTGCGAAAGGTGtga